One region of Populus trichocarpa isolate Nisqually-1 chromosome 4, P.trichocarpa_v4.1, whole genome shotgun sequence genomic DNA includes:
- the LOC7490803 gene encoding protein STRUBBELIG-RECEPTOR FAMILY 3 isoform X3: protein MNSLYVSMEYPNLIGWIALGGDPCLDGWQGVSCVLSNITSLKLNGLNLGGTLNSDFGLFTSIVEIDISDNHIGGDIPLSLPSTMRNFSLARNQFSGRIPDTLYSLTQLLDLSFHNNQLTGEIPDVFPEMTSLINLDLSGNNLSGQLPPSMGILSSLTTLHLQNNRLTGTLDVVQDLPLEYLNVENNLFSGPIPEKLLGIPNFRKDGNPFNTSIILSPPPALSPFPGSLPAAEAPWKQANGTSASETPKYERSKGFFTSNRVVWIAVTGVVVIIILGSCLLISTCYRGRKESIDIERHDVGTYKSRIDEPNSKSSFERNNQEKVTKESIAKLQDQYGPDNRRQEAYPKAQGEQDMDLKRMAAYSKKKMDQGIIMTGVVANFMPLPAPPSSVPTDNIIANPIGHTSHKKSHSTETLSSYSVKIFTIATLQKYTSSFSEENFVGEGTLGSVYRAELPGGKLLAVKKLNGAASKQQTDEEFLQLVSSISKLQHDNILEFVGYCNEHGQRLLVYKYCENGTLYDALHADEEIHRKLTWNARIRLALGAARALQYLHEVCQPPIVHWNFKSSNILLDDKLVARVSDCGLSPLKSSGSATELSGRFLTSHGYGAPELELGSYTCSSDVYSFGVVMLELLTGRKSYDRSLSRGEQSLVRWAIHQLHDIDALSRMVDPSLHGAYPVKSLSRFADIISRCIQGEPEFRPPVSEIVQDLLHML from the exons ATGAATAGCTTGTATGTTAGCATGGAATATCCGAATTTGATTGGATGGATTGCCTTGGGAGGAGACCCATGTTTAGATGGATGGCAAGGAGTTAGTTGTGTTCTCTCAAACATAACATCGTT AAAACTAAATGGCTTGAATTTAGGTGGAACCTTGAACAGCGATTTCGGTTTATTTACATCAATCGTAGAAAT AGATATTAGTGACAATCATATTGGAGGGGATATTCCATTGTCGTTGCCCTCTACCATGAGGAACTT TTCTCTTGCTCGTAATCAATTCAGTGGAAGAATTCCAGATACTTTATACTCATTAACTCAACTGTTAGACTT ATCTTTTCACAATAACCAGCTAACTGGAGAAATACCAGATGTCTTTCCAGAGATGACAAGTTTGATAAATTT GGATCTTTCTGGTAATAATTTGAGTGGTCAGCTGCCTCCTTCAATGGGAATTTTATCATCTCTCACCACACT GCATTTGCAGAACAATAGACTTACTGGGACCCTTGATGTCGTACAGGATCTCCCCCTCGAGTATCT GAATGTGGAGAACAATCTATTTTCTGGGCCTATACCTGAGAAACTGCTGGGTATTCCAAATTTCAG AAAAGATGGAAATCCATTCAATACATCTATTATTCTTTCTCCACCACCTGCCCTCTCTCCGTTTCCAGGCAGCTTGCCTGCTGCAGAAGCACCTTGGAAGCAGGCAAATGGGACTTCTGCCTCAGAAACACCAAAGTATGAAAGATCTAAAGGATTTTTTACATCTAACAGGGTCGTTTGGATTGCTGTTACTGGGGTAGTTGTTATTATCATACTGGGATCATgtcttttaatatcaacatgCTATAGAGGAAGGAAAGAAAGTATAGACATTGAGAGGCATGATGTTGGCACATATAAGAGCCGTATAGATGAGCCCAACAGTAAATCTTCATTCGAACGAAACAATCAAGAGAAAG TTACCAAAGAATCAATTGCAAAGCTGCAAGATCAATATGGACCAGATAACAGAAGGCAGGAAGCATATCCAAAGGCACAGGGTGAACAGGATATGGATTTGAAGAGAATGGCTGcatattcaaagaaaaagatgGATCAAGGGATAATTATGACGGGTGTGGTTGCAAATTTTATGCCACTGCCAGCACCTCCCTCTAGTGTTCCTACTGACAATATCATTGCAAATCCAATTGGGCATACATCACATAAAAAGAGTCATTCGACTGAGACTTTGAGCTCATATTCTGTAAAGATCTTCACAATTGCAACACTTCAGAAGTACACAAGCAGCTTTTCAGAAGAAAATTTTGTTGGTGAAGGCACACTTGGCAGTGTTTACAGGGCTGAGCTTCCTGGTGGAAAA CTACTGGCAGTCAAGAAGCTAAACGGTGCAGCTTCCAAGCAACAGACTGATGAGGAATTTCTTCAACTAGTTTCTAGTATATCTAAACTTCAACACGATAACATCTTGGAGTTTGTGGGATACTGTAATGAGCATGGGCAACGGCTACTTGTTTATAAGTATTGCGAAAATGGGACACTGTATGATGCATTGCATGCAGATGAGGAAATCCATAGGAAACTAACATGGAATGCACGCATCCGGCTGGCACTAGGAGCTGCTAGAGCCCTCCA GTATCTGCATGAGGTTTGCCAACCACCTATCGTGCACTGGAATTTTAAATCTTCCAACATTCTCCTAGATGATAAGCTTGTAGCACGTGTCTCAGACTGTGGTCTGTCTCCTCTGAAATCATCTGGCTCTGCAACCGAG TTATCAGGGCGCTTCCTGACTTCTCATGGTTACGGGGCTCCTGAGCTTGAGTTGGGAAGTTATACTTGCAGTAGTGATGTATATAGCTTTGGCGTTGTGATGCTAGAGCTACTCACTGGGAGAAAATCCTATGACAG GTCACTGAGTCGAGGGGAGCAATCTCTGGTTAGATGGGCAATTCACCAGCTTCATGATATAGATGCACTTTCTAGGATGGTCGACCCCTCTCTACATGGAGCATATCCTGTGAAGTCTTTATCACGTTTTGCTGATATAATATCTAGATGTATACAG GGGGAGCCCGAATTCAGGCCTCCTGTATCTGAAATTGTCCAGGATCTCTTACATATGTTATAG
- the LOC7490803 gene encoding protein STRUBBELIG-RECEPTOR FAMILY 3 isoform X1, protein MGFVKCGVAFVLVVAFMASFSVSYTNPFDVIAMNSLYVSMEYPNLIGWIALGGDPCLDGWQGVSCVLSNITSLKLNGLNLGGTLNSDFGLFTSIVEIDISDNHIGGDIPLSLPSTMRNFSLARNQFSGRIPDTLYSLTQLLDLSFHNNQLTGEIPDVFPEMTSLINLDLSGNNLSGQLPPSMGILSSLTTLHLQNNRLTGTLDVVQDLPLEYLNVENNLFSGPIPEKLLGIPNFRKDGNPFNTSIILSPPPALSPFPGSLPAAEAPWKQANGTSASETPKYERSKGFFTSNRVVWIAVTGVVVIIILGSCLLISTCYRGRKESIDIERHDVGTYKSRIDEPNSKSSFERNNQEKVTKESIAKLQDQYGPDNRRQEAYPKAQGEQDMDLKRMAAYSKKKMDQGIIMTGVVANFMPLPAPPSSVPTDNIIANPIGHTSHKKSHSTETLSSYSVKIFTIATLQKYTSSFSEENFVGEGTLGSVYRAELPGGKLLAVKKLNGAASKQQTDEEFLQLVSSISKLQHDNILEFVGYCNEHGQRLLVYKYCENGTLYDALHADEEIHRKLTWNARIRLALGAARALQYLHEVCQPPIVHWNFKSSNILLDDKLVARVSDCGLSPLKSSGSATELSGRFLTSHGYGAPELELGSYTCSSDVYSFGVVMLELLTGRKSYDRSLSRGEQSLVRWAIHQLHDIDALSRMVDPSLHGAYPVKSLSRFADIISRCIQGEPEFRPPVSEIVQDLLHML, encoded by the exons ATGGGGTTTGTCAAGTGTGGGGTGGCTTTTGTCTTGGTGGTGGCTTTCATGGcttccttttctgtttcttATACTAACCCTTTTGATG TCATAGCAATGAATAGCTTGTATGTTAGCATGGAATATCCGAATTTGATTGGATGGATTGCCTTGGGAGGAGACCCATGTTTAGATGGATGGCAAGGAGTTAGTTGTGTTCTCTCAAACATAACATCGTT AAAACTAAATGGCTTGAATTTAGGTGGAACCTTGAACAGCGATTTCGGTTTATTTACATCAATCGTAGAAAT AGATATTAGTGACAATCATATTGGAGGGGATATTCCATTGTCGTTGCCCTCTACCATGAGGAACTT TTCTCTTGCTCGTAATCAATTCAGTGGAAGAATTCCAGATACTTTATACTCATTAACTCAACTGTTAGACTT ATCTTTTCACAATAACCAGCTAACTGGAGAAATACCAGATGTCTTTCCAGAGATGACAAGTTTGATAAATTT GGATCTTTCTGGTAATAATTTGAGTGGTCAGCTGCCTCCTTCAATGGGAATTTTATCATCTCTCACCACACT GCATTTGCAGAACAATAGACTTACTGGGACCCTTGATGTCGTACAGGATCTCCCCCTCGAGTATCT GAATGTGGAGAACAATCTATTTTCTGGGCCTATACCTGAGAAACTGCTGGGTATTCCAAATTTCAG AAAAGATGGAAATCCATTCAATACATCTATTATTCTTTCTCCACCACCTGCCCTCTCTCCGTTTCCAGGCAGCTTGCCTGCTGCAGAAGCACCTTGGAAGCAGGCAAATGGGACTTCTGCCTCAGAAACACCAAAGTATGAAAGATCTAAAGGATTTTTTACATCTAACAGGGTCGTTTGGATTGCTGTTACTGGGGTAGTTGTTATTATCATACTGGGATCATgtcttttaatatcaacatgCTATAGAGGAAGGAAAGAAAGTATAGACATTGAGAGGCATGATGTTGGCACATATAAGAGCCGTATAGATGAGCCCAACAGTAAATCTTCATTCGAACGAAACAATCAAGAGAAAG TTACCAAAGAATCAATTGCAAAGCTGCAAGATCAATATGGACCAGATAACAGAAGGCAGGAAGCATATCCAAAGGCACAGGGTGAACAGGATATGGATTTGAAGAGAATGGCTGcatattcaaagaaaaagatgGATCAAGGGATAATTATGACGGGTGTGGTTGCAAATTTTATGCCACTGCCAGCACCTCCCTCTAGTGTTCCTACTGACAATATCATTGCAAATCCAATTGGGCATACATCACATAAAAAGAGTCATTCGACTGAGACTTTGAGCTCATATTCTGTAAAGATCTTCACAATTGCAACACTTCAGAAGTACACAAGCAGCTTTTCAGAAGAAAATTTTGTTGGTGAAGGCACACTTGGCAGTGTTTACAGGGCTGAGCTTCCTGGTGGAAAA CTACTGGCAGTCAAGAAGCTAAACGGTGCAGCTTCCAAGCAACAGACTGATGAGGAATTTCTTCAACTAGTTTCTAGTATATCTAAACTTCAACACGATAACATCTTGGAGTTTGTGGGATACTGTAATGAGCATGGGCAACGGCTACTTGTTTATAAGTATTGCGAAAATGGGACACTGTATGATGCATTGCATGCAGATGAGGAAATCCATAGGAAACTAACATGGAATGCACGCATCCGGCTGGCACTAGGAGCTGCTAGAGCCCTCCA GTATCTGCATGAGGTTTGCCAACCACCTATCGTGCACTGGAATTTTAAATCTTCCAACATTCTCCTAGATGATAAGCTTGTAGCACGTGTCTCAGACTGTGGTCTGTCTCCTCTGAAATCATCTGGCTCTGCAACCGAG TTATCAGGGCGCTTCCTGACTTCTCATGGTTACGGGGCTCCTGAGCTTGAGTTGGGAAGTTATACTTGCAGTAGTGATGTATATAGCTTTGGCGTTGTGATGCTAGAGCTACTCACTGGGAGAAAATCCTATGACAG GTCACTGAGTCGAGGGGAGCAATCTCTGGTTAGATGGGCAATTCACCAGCTTCATGATATAGATGCACTTTCTAGGATGGTCGACCCCTCTCTACATGGAGCATATCCTGTGAAGTCTTTATCACGTTTTGCTGATATAATATCTAGATGTATACAG GGGGAGCCCGAATTCAGGCCTCCTGTATCTGAAATTGTCCAGGATCTCTTACATATGTTATAG
- the LOC7490803 gene encoding protein STRUBBELIG-RECEPTOR FAMILY 3 isoform X2 — protein sequence MGFVKCGVAFVLVVAFMASFSVSYTNPFDVIAMNSLYVSMEYPNLIGWIALGGDPCLDGWQGVSCVLSNITSLKLNGLNLGGTLNSDFGLFTSIVEIDISDNHIGGDIPLSLPSTMRNLSFHNNQLTGEIPDVFPEMTSLINLDLSGNNLSGQLPPSMGILSSLTTLHLQNNRLTGTLDVVQDLPLEYLNVENNLFSGPIPEKLLGIPNFRKDGNPFNTSIILSPPPALSPFPGSLPAAEAPWKQANGTSASETPKYERSKGFFTSNRVVWIAVTGVVVIIILGSCLLISTCYRGRKESIDIERHDVGTYKSRIDEPNSKSSFERNNQEKVTKESIAKLQDQYGPDNRRQEAYPKAQGEQDMDLKRMAAYSKKKMDQGIIMTGVVANFMPLPAPPSSVPTDNIIANPIGHTSHKKSHSTETLSSYSVKIFTIATLQKYTSSFSEENFVGEGTLGSVYRAELPGGKLLAVKKLNGAASKQQTDEEFLQLVSSISKLQHDNILEFVGYCNEHGQRLLVYKYCENGTLYDALHADEEIHRKLTWNARIRLALGAARALQYLHEVCQPPIVHWNFKSSNILLDDKLVARVSDCGLSPLKSSGSATELSGRFLTSHGYGAPELELGSYTCSSDVYSFGVVMLELLTGRKSYDRSLSRGEQSLVRWAIHQLHDIDALSRMVDPSLHGAYPVKSLSRFADIISRCIQGEPEFRPPVSEIVQDLLHML from the exons ATGGGGTTTGTCAAGTGTGGGGTGGCTTTTGTCTTGGTGGTGGCTTTCATGGcttccttttctgtttcttATACTAACCCTTTTGATG TCATAGCAATGAATAGCTTGTATGTTAGCATGGAATATCCGAATTTGATTGGATGGATTGCCTTGGGAGGAGACCCATGTTTAGATGGATGGCAAGGAGTTAGTTGTGTTCTCTCAAACATAACATCGTT AAAACTAAATGGCTTGAATTTAGGTGGAACCTTGAACAGCGATTTCGGTTTATTTACATCAATCGTAGAAAT AGATATTAGTGACAATCATATTGGAGGGGATATTCCATTGTCGTTGCCCTCTACCATGAGGAACTT ATCTTTTCACAATAACCAGCTAACTGGAGAAATACCAGATGTCTTTCCAGAGATGACAAGTTTGATAAATTT GGATCTTTCTGGTAATAATTTGAGTGGTCAGCTGCCTCCTTCAATGGGAATTTTATCATCTCTCACCACACT GCATTTGCAGAACAATAGACTTACTGGGACCCTTGATGTCGTACAGGATCTCCCCCTCGAGTATCT GAATGTGGAGAACAATCTATTTTCTGGGCCTATACCTGAGAAACTGCTGGGTATTCCAAATTTCAG AAAAGATGGAAATCCATTCAATACATCTATTATTCTTTCTCCACCACCTGCCCTCTCTCCGTTTCCAGGCAGCTTGCCTGCTGCAGAAGCACCTTGGAAGCAGGCAAATGGGACTTCTGCCTCAGAAACACCAAAGTATGAAAGATCTAAAGGATTTTTTACATCTAACAGGGTCGTTTGGATTGCTGTTACTGGGGTAGTTGTTATTATCATACTGGGATCATgtcttttaatatcaacatgCTATAGAGGAAGGAAAGAAAGTATAGACATTGAGAGGCATGATGTTGGCACATATAAGAGCCGTATAGATGAGCCCAACAGTAAATCTTCATTCGAACGAAACAATCAAGAGAAAG TTACCAAAGAATCAATTGCAAAGCTGCAAGATCAATATGGACCAGATAACAGAAGGCAGGAAGCATATCCAAAGGCACAGGGTGAACAGGATATGGATTTGAAGAGAATGGCTGcatattcaaagaaaaagatgGATCAAGGGATAATTATGACGGGTGTGGTTGCAAATTTTATGCCACTGCCAGCACCTCCCTCTAGTGTTCCTACTGACAATATCATTGCAAATCCAATTGGGCATACATCACATAAAAAGAGTCATTCGACTGAGACTTTGAGCTCATATTCTGTAAAGATCTTCACAATTGCAACACTTCAGAAGTACACAAGCAGCTTTTCAGAAGAAAATTTTGTTGGTGAAGGCACACTTGGCAGTGTTTACAGGGCTGAGCTTCCTGGTGGAAAA CTACTGGCAGTCAAGAAGCTAAACGGTGCAGCTTCCAAGCAACAGACTGATGAGGAATTTCTTCAACTAGTTTCTAGTATATCTAAACTTCAACACGATAACATCTTGGAGTTTGTGGGATACTGTAATGAGCATGGGCAACGGCTACTTGTTTATAAGTATTGCGAAAATGGGACACTGTATGATGCATTGCATGCAGATGAGGAAATCCATAGGAAACTAACATGGAATGCACGCATCCGGCTGGCACTAGGAGCTGCTAGAGCCCTCCA GTATCTGCATGAGGTTTGCCAACCACCTATCGTGCACTGGAATTTTAAATCTTCCAACATTCTCCTAGATGATAAGCTTGTAGCACGTGTCTCAGACTGTGGTCTGTCTCCTCTGAAATCATCTGGCTCTGCAACCGAG TTATCAGGGCGCTTCCTGACTTCTCATGGTTACGGGGCTCCTGAGCTTGAGTTGGGAAGTTATACTTGCAGTAGTGATGTATATAGCTTTGGCGTTGTGATGCTAGAGCTACTCACTGGGAGAAAATCCTATGACAG GTCACTGAGTCGAGGGGAGCAATCTCTGGTTAGATGGGCAATTCACCAGCTTCATGATATAGATGCACTTTCTAGGATGGTCGACCCCTCTCTACATGGAGCATATCCTGTGAAGTCTTTATCACGTTTTGCTGATATAATATCTAGATGTATACAG GGGGAGCCCGAATTCAGGCCTCCTGTATCTGAAATTGTCCAGGATCTCTTACATATGTTATAG
- the LOC7490803 gene encoding protein STRUBBELIG-RECEPTOR FAMILY 3 isoform X4, translating into MGFVKCGVAFVLVVAFMASFSVSYTNPFDVIAMNSLYVSMEYPNLIGWIALGGDPCLDGWQGVSCVLSNITSLKLNGLNLGGTLNSDFGLFTSIVEIDISDNHIGGDIPLSLPSTMRNFSLARNQFSGRIPDTLYSLTQLLDLSFHNNQLTGEIPDVFPEMTSLINLDLSGNNLSGQLPPSMGILSSLTTLHLQNNRLTGTLDVVQDLPLEYLNVENNLFSGPIPEKLLGIPNFRKDGNPFNTSIILSPPPALSPFPGSLPAAEAPWKQANGTSASETPKYERSKGFFTSNRVVWIAVTGVVVIIILGSCLLISTCYRGRKESIDIERHDVGTYKSRIDEPNSKSSFERNNQEKVTKESIAKLQDQYGPDNRRQEAYPKAQGEQDMDLKRMAAYSKKKMDQGIIMTGVVANFMPLPAPPSSVPTDNIIANPIGHTSHKKSHSTETLSSYSVKIFTIATLQKYTSSFSEENFVGEGTLGSVYRAELPGGKLLAVKKLNGAASKQQTDEEFLQLVSSISKLQHDNILEFVGYCNEHGQRLLVYKYCENGTLYDALHADEEIHRKLTWNARIRLALGAARALQYLHEVCQPPIVHWNFKSSNILLDDKLVARVSDCGLSPLKSSGSATEDKFVGLLQNLKLKAQGDTQNLK; encoded by the exons ATGGGGTTTGTCAAGTGTGGGGTGGCTTTTGTCTTGGTGGTGGCTTTCATGGcttccttttctgtttcttATACTAACCCTTTTGATG TCATAGCAATGAATAGCTTGTATGTTAGCATGGAATATCCGAATTTGATTGGATGGATTGCCTTGGGAGGAGACCCATGTTTAGATGGATGGCAAGGAGTTAGTTGTGTTCTCTCAAACATAACATCGTT AAAACTAAATGGCTTGAATTTAGGTGGAACCTTGAACAGCGATTTCGGTTTATTTACATCAATCGTAGAAAT AGATATTAGTGACAATCATATTGGAGGGGATATTCCATTGTCGTTGCCCTCTACCATGAGGAACTT TTCTCTTGCTCGTAATCAATTCAGTGGAAGAATTCCAGATACTTTATACTCATTAACTCAACTGTTAGACTT ATCTTTTCACAATAACCAGCTAACTGGAGAAATACCAGATGTCTTTCCAGAGATGACAAGTTTGATAAATTT GGATCTTTCTGGTAATAATTTGAGTGGTCAGCTGCCTCCTTCAATGGGAATTTTATCATCTCTCACCACACT GCATTTGCAGAACAATAGACTTACTGGGACCCTTGATGTCGTACAGGATCTCCCCCTCGAGTATCT GAATGTGGAGAACAATCTATTTTCTGGGCCTATACCTGAGAAACTGCTGGGTATTCCAAATTTCAG AAAAGATGGAAATCCATTCAATACATCTATTATTCTTTCTCCACCACCTGCCCTCTCTCCGTTTCCAGGCAGCTTGCCTGCTGCAGAAGCACCTTGGAAGCAGGCAAATGGGACTTCTGCCTCAGAAACACCAAAGTATGAAAGATCTAAAGGATTTTTTACATCTAACAGGGTCGTTTGGATTGCTGTTACTGGGGTAGTTGTTATTATCATACTGGGATCATgtcttttaatatcaacatgCTATAGAGGAAGGAAAGAAAGTATAGACATTGAGAGGCATGATGTTGGCACATATAAGAGCCGTATAGATGAGCCCAACAGTAAATCTTCATTCGAACGAAACAATCAAGAGAAAG TTACCAAAGAATCAATTGCAAAGCTGCAAGATCAATATGGACCAGATAACAGAAGGCAGGAAGCATATCCAAAGGCACAGGGTGAACAGGATATGGATTTGAAGAGAATGGCTGcatattcaaagaaaaagatgGATCAAGGGATAATTATGACGGGTGTGGTTGCAAATTTTATGCCACTGCCAGCACCTCCCTCTAGTGTTCCTACTGACAATATCATTGCAAATCCAATTGGGCATACATCACATAAAAAGAGTCATTCGACTGAGACTTTGAGCTCATATTCTGTAAAGATCTTCACAATTGCAACACTTCAGAAGTACACAAGCAGCTTTTCAGAAGAAAATTTTGTTGGTGAAGGCACACTTGGCAGTGTTTACAGGGCTGAGCTTCCTGGTGGAAAA CTACTGGCAGTCAAGAAGCTAAACGGTGCAGCTTCCAAGCAACAGACTGATGAGGAATTTCTTCAACTAGTTTCTAGTATATCTAAACTTCAACACGATAACATCTTGGAGTTTGTGGGATACTGTAATGAGCATGGGCAACGGCTACTTGTTTATAAGTATTGCGAAAATGGGACACTGTATGATGCATTGCATGCAGATGAGGAAATCCATAGGAAACTAACATGGAATGCACGCATCCGGCTGGCACTAGGAGCTGCTAGAGCCCTCCA GTATCTGCATGAGGTTTGCCAACCACCTATCGTGCACTGGAATTTTAAATCTTCCAACATTCTCCTAGATGATAAGCTTGTAGCACGTGTCTCAGACTGTGGTCTGTCTCCTCTGAAATCATCTGGCTCTGCAACCGAG gACAAGTTTGTAGGATTACTGCAAAATCTCAAATTGAAAGCTCAAGGAGATACGCAAAATCTCAAGTGa